In Prosthecochloris sp. GSB1, the following proteins share a genomic window:
- a CDS encoding DUF883 family protein: MTQEMPGNAPGNEKTEPSRVHETHTIPEQVEVLGETAARLYNQFRESGQYGKIQDKVSKAGEFIRDNPIPSVLYSLGAGFVLGLLLHRKR; encoded by the coding sequence ATGACACAGGAAATGCCGGGCAACGCGCCCGGAAACGAAAAAACCGAGCCCTCACGGGTTCATGAAACGCATACAATCCCCGAACAGGTGGAAGTATTGGGCGAAACCGCCGCGCGACTCTACAACCAGTTCCGTGAAAGCGGTCAGTACGGAAAAATCCAGGACAAGGTCTCCAAGGCGGGCGAATTCATCAGGGACAACCCCATACCGTCAGTGCTCTACTCGCTGGGTGCGGGCTTCGTTCTCGGTCTGCTCCTTCACAGGAAACGATGA